From Branchiostoma lanceolatum isolate klBraLanc5 chromosome 16, klBraLanc5.hap2, whole genome shotgun sequence:
GTGGACAAGGTTCAAAGTTCACccaacaagatggccgccgtgaAAGACATCGTAACTCTGGTGCTCGACAAAGACCACAAAACTACCGTTACCGTCCATTTACACGGCGCTACGGTCCTGGCGTGGAAGACACAGGGAAAAGAGATCATTTTCGTCAGCGAAAGTGCCATTTATGACAACAAGAAGGCCATACGGGGCGGAATTCCGCTCGTTTTTCCCAACTTCGGCCCATGGGAGCTTGAACCCCAGCATGGTTTTGCAAGGATCTCGAGGTGGAAGTTGGAAAAGAAGCCCGAAAAAGATGACTCGGGAGCCATGACTGCAGTCTTTACCTTGACCGACAACAAGGACACCAGGAAGATGTGGGACCACAAGTTCAAGTTGACGTACACGCTGTACTTGACCGAGAAAACCTTCAAAACGACTCTAAAGGTAATTTATTTACTGTTTACTTTAGATACGCATTGTTCAATACTTCCGGGTTTAGAAATGACTGACAAATGCATCAATATACGAAATTCTGAAACGCAAATGCGTCCTATACTTTTACAAGTTTTATACGAACATTTCGAGGAAAAGCCAACTAGCTTACTAGTACATAGGTAGTATCAATTTCATTTTGaccattttcttttttactaCACTGTAAATCCATTAGTATTGCTGTTGGTAATAATTTCTAGCTgttggggggaaagggagtagctCACTGCATTTGATTTTAGCGGTGGGAACAAACTTCACTGTTCCAAATAATAGTGATCAAATATCtgcgatgatgaaattgaaAGTTACCGtttacaaatcaagaattaccgTATTTGACATCTTAAATAGATGTGCTACAAAtcaatatattgtatatttgaaGCTGGTAACATTGAGTCATAGTAACACAACGCAGTTACTTATCAGAAAGTTGTTTTTTGCACACATTAATTTATATTATGATTTTTTGTTCAAATACAGGTGGACAACACAGGTAAggaaactttcactttca
This genomic window contains:
- the LOC136421956 gene encoding uncharacterized protein, with the translated sequence MAAVKDIVTLVLDKDHKTTVTVHLHGATVLAWKTQGKEIIFVSESAIYDNKKAIRGGIPLVFPNFGPWELEPQHGFARISRWKLEKKPEKDDSGAMTAVFTLTDNKDTRKMWDHKFKLTYTLYLTEKTFKTTLKVDNTGKETFTFTTLLHTYFRTDDVTKATVSGLQGLEYVDKVRGDGKFTEDRELVTVAGEVDRAYAGTPNNHVITGVTGGGKVLMEKANLPDTVVWNPWVDKAKAMGDFRDDEYPSMLCVEAGHVATPLSLGASQSFTGSQTLTLMDE